The following nucleotide sequence is from Aquarana catesbeiana isolate 2022-GZ linkage group LG08, ASM4218655v1, whole genome shotgun sequence.
attgcttgaaaggattatacttgctttgtaaatctctcctgaagatattgtgaaataaagcaaagaaattttgaagtgcagcaacctcttggacttttcttctatatataaggtcggtgggaagacctgattgctggcactaaactgtaagcagagtgcggttctcctctacaagtgaatatatatatatatatatatatatatatatatatatatatataaaaacaaaaatagcttacatcagcatagcaaaaacataaagaaaactaaatataccaacctaaacaaagccataacctccacctaaaacaccctcaggctaagaaaccattacacatgtaacccatgcatgcagcctttttccAAATATTACAACCTTATGTAAAAATCTAGGGGACGTTAAAGGACAGAAAGAAGGccgcacacccagagactgacaaAAAGCAGCTACGGAGACCTGACATTCCTCCGCGCCTTTTTTCCaggccacctgtccttctcaagaccccgaatcttcccaacctctccCAGAATGTCGTGGACCACCACCacgacaggaaggactttttttccgAACGcaaacctgacaccgtgcattccatgtgaagaaacggactactaagctaactagaaaaagtgtctcaaaatccCGATGTGTCTCAAAGGCCCCATAtgaccactctgcataactcaagcgggaaaggaaagggatacccagagccccacccactTGTAGACTTCTATATTtaaggggcactgaagcaagaagtggtccattgtctcctccaccccaccacattccactcttggacaaccacggttCTCCGCAGAACGATGCTTCAGGTTGAAAACTGTGATTTCGCGCAGTGATCTAGTAGCCTGGGAATGACTTTCCTCTAGGTAAATTGCTATGGTATAAGTAATGGCACAAAATTATAATAATGCATAAAAGTGCCTGAGTGCATACATATTACAAATGTGACCACATAATATATTCataaaaaaactgtatatataGCATTCATCAATATCTATTACCGGTAGATATTATCAAAATTACTAATAAAATGTGCTAATAATAGATATGTGCAATAAATAGTGAATAGTCCACAATAGTGATAGATAAGCAGATAAAGTCCTCATAAATAGTAGAGCTATGATGGGAAATCCTAGATGGGGATAGGTGTGTTTTCAAAAAATAAATCCTTAAACACGGGTGATGATGGTGTTGCCCTTTAAAATTCcatatatatctggtctcccagaactctcacctcaaggcTGGTAATTTAAAGCATCTCTGAGTTTTGGGTCCGCCAGCGCAGCAGCTGTAATATATCAGCGCGGTGGATTGTAAATCTCCGCTCCGGGATCTCCTGCCGAGGCTCCTCTATGGATTGTTCTTTTTCATTCTTTAGTCTAAAGCTGGGACCCAGATCAGTAGTCTtgctagtcaaaacatagccaaagttctggAACAGATCaccttcttgtgatgtgaccaagacgaaggcctTTGTCTTGGTCAcgtcacaagaaactatctcctgcggtcctgtttaaagactggctttgctgacatcccttctggctccagatcctgcttgctgttccgctactttgatccctgacttctggcttggctgactatctgttccggatacggaacagatagtcagactaCGAGCCAGGACTtcttttccaacatcagtgcctgaccttacaaatgctcttctggaagaatggtcaagcattcccatagacaccctcctaaaccttgtggactgccttcccagaagagattaagctgttatagctgcaaagggtggagccaactcaatattgaaccctccggactaagactaggaggccattaaagttcatgtgtatgtaaaggcaggcgtcccaatacttttggtaatatagtgtattttgctggatgtctttcctaaaaaaaattctaataagcgtatatatattgattggtttgcgtgaaagttataacaTCTATAAACAATAGTATATATAGTAGAATTTAGGCAGCTGTACTTTAATGGCAGTGATTGGCGaattatagtgtgactgtgatagggtggcgggtAATCTGGTGCTAACAAACACtagctgggagggtcactaactgatacATCGTTATTGAAACTAATACAGTGACAAGTGATaatgctatacactgtcactgtactaataacactaatGACatgaagggaaggggttaatatctagagGCAATTAATTGTGTGCCTAATAATGTGTAGTATGAGCTGCTTTTACTTTCCGATCTAGCTGTTTTTACTTCCTGATTTGCATGGAGAATACaaagccagatcgctgttcccttTACACAGGGTTGTGTGTTTTTGTGAACAcaaaactctgtgtgtgattggccgcagccgatcagctgacttcagccaaaatcattggctgaaatctgctgccaaactcatgtTGTGTCCCAGGAGAAGGCCAGTAGTGGACATGTACGTGATTGTGCCTGTACCAGTATATTTATTGTCAGCGGTCAGCAGGTGGTTAATTAATTAAAGACTTAATTATGtctaattctatgcattaaggaaaACAACCTTCGGTCCCGAAGGATCCCTCCCAGCCCCCTACCTTCCCTTTTTCATTcctgagcccgatccaatccagcTATGTGCACCAGAACAGCGGCTCTCGCTGCTGCCTCCCTCTTCATTGGGCAGATTGAGAGCAGGGGGAgtcgctgctctcaatcaaatgctgtgatgaaggagcagggggcggggccgagccgcccACTCTGTGGTAATAAACGCAGGCAGGGTGGCTCAAGGAGggagcctgcacgggtgcccccatggacaTTGGGTTTCCAATGTGTGTATTCGCCAAAAGAGGAGGGGCCTGATGGGGGCTCCAGAAGGAgaagatcgaggctgctctgtgcaaaagaattgttcagtggaggtaagtataacatgtttgttactttaattTAAAAGAAatgaaggtttaatatcactttacatgAAATACATTTTTCCTGAAAGATCTATAAATCtcacctccagccttcccttcagtcttgcacagttgtacaggcccaGTGGTATTGCCTTGTCACTCCTGTGCCACTATTGACTGAAATAGCACCGTGTTGGGAACTGTACTTGGGCTTGTGTAGAGTGGCGATCATACCGGTTCCTGGCCGCAATTGTTATTGAACCTGTTACTGCaagcgatactgcacctgttattgccagcgatactgcacctgttactgccagcgatactgcacctgttactgccagcgatactgcacctgttactgcaagcgatactgcacctgttactgccagCGTTACTGCACCTGTTATTGCcagcgatactgcacctgttactgccagcgatactgcacctgttactgccagcgttactgcacctgttactgccagCAATACTTCACCTGTTACTGCcagcgatactgcacctgttattgccagcgatactgcacctgttactgccagcaatactgcacctgttactgccagcgatactgcacctgttactgccagcgatactgcacctgttactgccagTGATACTGCAACCTGTTACTGCcagcgatactgcacctgttactgccagcgatactgcacctgttactgccagcgatactgcacctgttactgccagcgatactgcacctgttactgccagcgatactgtaagcgatactgcacctgttactgccagcattactgcaagtgatactgcacctgttactgcaagTGATACTGCACCAGTTACTGCcagcgatactgcacctgttactgcacctgttactgccagAATTACTGCaagcgatactgcacctgttactgccagCAATACTGCATCTGTTACTGCCAGCGTTAGTGCAAGCGATACTACAGCTGTTAATGCAAgcaatactgcacctgttactgcaagcgatactgcacctgttactgcaagcgatactgcacctgttactgcaagCGATACTGCaagcgatactgcacctgttactgcaagcgatactgcacctgttactgcacCTGTTATTGCAAGCGATTCTGCACCTgttatacacacggtcggacattgatcggacattccgacaacaaaatccatggattttttccgacggatgttggttcaaacttgtcttgcatacacacggtcacacaaagttgtcggaaaatccgatcgttctgaacgcggtgacgtaaaacacgtatgtcgggactataaacggggcagtggccaatagctttcatctctttatttattctgagcatgcgtggcactttgtgcgtcggatttgtgtacacacgatcggaatttccgacaacggattttgttgtgggaaaattttatggcctgctctccaactttgtgtgtcggaaattccgatggaaaatgtgtgatggagcccacacacggtcggaatttccgacaacaaggtcctatcacacattttccgtctgaaaatccgaccgtgtgtacggggcattactgtaagcgatactgcacctgttactgccagcgatactgcacctgttactgcaaacgatactgcacctgttactgcaagCGATACTGCAGCTGTTACTGCAAGCGATACTGCACCTGCTACTGCCCCTGTTACTGCaagcgatactgcacctgttactgcaagCGATACTGCACCTtctactgcacctgttactgcaagCGATACTGCACCTtctactgcacctgttactgcaaacgatactgcacctgttactgccagtgatactgcacctgttactgcaagcgatactgcacctgttactgcaaacgatactgcacctgttactgcaaacgatactgcacctgttactgccagcgatactgcacctgttactgcaagcgatactgcacctgttactgcaaacgatactgcacctgttactgcaagCGATACTGCACCTtctactgcacctgttactgcaaaCATTCTCGTACATGTGACTTCCAGTGTTCTACACCTGTTGCAATAAGTAACAATACTAGCGTTAGCATCTGTGTTCTGCAAGCAACCTTGTTACCCTTTAACTTGCATTCTTCTAAATACTATAACTGTTATCCCTTCGTGGACTCTGTGTAAGCTGCTTCCTTAACCTGGGTATCCTGCTgctggaaaaaattataaatgatacaGCGCTGTCTGAAAGAAGTTCTCAGATGAGACAAGAGTGTATTCACCCGTCTGTTTTAAAAGATGTAAATAATATGATCATGCAGCAGTTAAAAATGTGAGATACCCACAATAAGCAAAATGTTATAACTAAGAAACTGCGCTAGATGAGATCCAATCAAAACGTATGAATACCCAATGGGTGTTACATGACTTGAATGAAGATTTTGCAAGGTCAGTGAAAGGTCACAATATGAGAAAGTCTCTCCTTCATATACAAAGGTTACATCACAAATGAAAGACCCCGGAGAAAATAGTGATGTGGATAGGACAGTCCTACACCTAGAAaaacacagcctcttaccagctgcccagATGCCCATCAATCGTTGCTGGGCAGCCGTGGTGTCAGTCAGTGTGCGAGGTCGTTGGCGCCATTATTTCCTGAATCCTTCTAGGCCGCCTGACCACGAAGTGGCGTGCTCAGGGCTCTCTTGTCGCCTAGCATCAGCTGAAAGCGGACAAGGCAAACGCGAGTAGTCTGTAAAGGGATTGGCTTCCTTTTGACTGGCAAATTGACTATTGGCTTTAAAGGTACTAACAACCTCTGTGCTGGAGAATTGTTGATGGCTGCCTGTAAGTTACTGTCTGTGAGCTATTTGGAAAATATTTGGAGAGAAGGAGAGGTGACACCATATTGCTTTATCTAGAGAATGTGGCTGGGTCATAAGCTAAAAGGCGGAATTGATCTCCTGATAAGAGATctgggcagctggtaagaggctgtgtttTTCTAGGTGTAGGACTGTCCTATCCACATCACTATTTTCTCCGGCGTCTTTCATTTGTGATGTAACCTTTGTATATGAAGGAGAGACTTTCTCATATTGTGACCTTTCACTGACCAACAGCATTATCAGCTCATTACTCTTCATTAATATGGACttttcaagttttgttttttttttttatgatgtgattATTTACGACACTGCTGTGAGAGAACATTGAGGAGTACTgtgattcttttatttatttagtgCAAATCTTCATTCAAGTCATGTAACACCCATTGGGTATTCATACGTTTTGATTGGATCTCATCTAGCGCAGTTTCTTAGTTATAACATATCCTACTGCTGGCCCCACCCACAAGCTGATTGGGCCTCCCGTCATGTGACAGTCTCACGTGGGTTTGCACTGAACTCAGTTTGGCCCGAACTCACGGGAGGCTGTCACATGACAGCAGGCTGCCACCCCAATCAGCTGCGGTCATGGAATTCCCCACACCCGCATATAACAAAGGGACAGGCATGTTGGTGACATCATTGACTTAGCATGACCATATTTGGACAATGCCAATGAACAATATATGTCCATGTGGCCTTaatgggtcaatgatgtcaccagcatcccacaTGAGTTTGCGCTGAGCTCAGTTTGGCCCAAACTCACGCGAGACTGTCATGTGACATCATTGACTTAGCATGGCCATATTTGCACAATGCCAATGAACAATACACATGCCCCATATACATGGCCATAATGGTTCAATGACGTCACCAGCACCCCCTCCCCATTTGTTATGTGGGGGTGAGGACTTCCACTGGCTACAGCTAATTGGGCCTCCTGTCATGTGATAATCTCCCTTGGTTCAGACCAACCTTTAGCTCATCACTAGTTACAGAACTCCATCATGACCCGTAataacctcatattttatattacaTTTGATGACATCTGTTCGAATAATAACCACATGGATGCAATAACTTTTGATGTCTTTACAGAAGAACATGATGTCCAACGTCAGTGATACGGACCTAAAGATCTTTTACAACCATAATCATTTGTTCTCAGTCCTGGTTTTCTGTTTCACAACCCTCGTAGGTGTCCCCGGCAATGCTCTGGTGCTTTGGGTTACAGGAGTGAAGATGAAGTGGACCATGACtaccatttggttttggaaccttgCTGTGGCTGATATTATCTGCTGCCTGTCTCTCCCATTTGTCATAATGCAGTTCTTCTACCCAGATTGGCTATACGGCCCCATGCTCTGCAAGATGATACCCCCCATTACTCATTTAAACATGTTTACCAGCGTCTTCACCTTGGTGGCTATCAGTGTTGACCGTTGCATTCTGGTTGTCCTACCCATTTGGGCCCGAAATCACAGAGGAGTACGAACGGCGTGGATGACATGTTTGGCTATTTGGACCTTGTCCTCCATGATGTGTCTACCTAAAGTCCTGTACCAAAATTTCAAAACTTCTGATAACAGAACTTCATGCTCTCTTGAGGAGGATATGAGAAAGCTCACCAGTTACTTCCATATGGTTTTTGGTTTTCTGCTTCCATTCTTAATCGTTTCTACGTGTTACATTTCTGTGGCTTTTATATTGCACAATAGAAGATTTGAAGAAGTTGGTAATAAAATCATCAAGGTGTCTTTAGGGATCATAGTCGCATTTTTCATCACCTGGGCCCCCTTCCATATAATGGGTGTAGTCATGATATACATTGAAAGTGATGTAGTGGAGGTCCTAAATTTGTTCTCGCAGTCTATGGCCATGTTCAATAGTTGTATCAACCCAATTCTCTACGTCTTCATGGGGAAAGATATGAAAGATAAGGTGAGACATTCTATTGCAGAGCTCATACAAAATACATTTAGTGAATACTTATCAAAAACACCACCTCAAAGGAATCAGCACATGGGAGCAGACAACGTGCCTCTACCATGAAGATTTCGGTGTAAAATACCAAGTTGTGCCAAAGGTCGATTGCCAAGATAATTAAAGGAAGATCTCTGCTTGAATGTTCAGATGGATCTGTAGACTTTTATATTATATGACTggataatgtgttaggatctatactggtatgggctGGGTAATATGTTAGGAtccatactggtatggactggataatgtgttaggatctatactggtatggactggataatgtattaggatctatactggtatgggctGGATAATGTGTGAGGATCTATACTGTTATGGACtgagtaatgtgttaggatctatactggtatgggctGGATAATGTgtgaggatctatactggtatggactgggtaatatgTTAGGAtccatactggtatggactggataatgtgttaggatctatactggtatggactggataatgtattaggatctatactggtatgggctGGATAATGTgtgaggatctatactggtatggactgggtaatgtgttaggatctatactgattagggatgagccgaacccccccctctggttcagttcgcaccagaacctgcgaacggaccgaaaatttgcgcaaactttagaaccccattgaagtctatgggactcgaacgttcaaaatcaaaagtgctaattttaaaggctaatttgcatggtattgtcctaaaaagggtttggggacccgggtcctgccccaggggacatgtatcaatgcaaaaaaagttttaaaaacggccgttttttcgggagcagtgattttaatgatgcttaaagtgcaaacaaaaaagtgaaatattcctttaaatatcgtacctgaggggtgtctatagtatgcctgtaaagtgacgcgtgtttcccgtgtttagaacagtccctgcaccaaatgtcatttttaaaggaataaaagtcatttaaaactgcttgcgggtttaatgtaatgtcgggtcctggcaatatggatgaaaatcagtgagacaaacggcatgggtaccccccagtccattaccaggccctttgggtcttgtatggatattaaggggaaccccgcacccaaattaaaaaaaggaaaggcgtggggcccccaggccctatatactctgaacagcagtatacaggcggtgcaaacaagagagggactgtaggtttgttgttaagtagaatctgtttgtaattttgaactggcacatttttaaagtgtagctccagccaaaaaatctatttttaagctttttggaaaacatagggaagggttatcacccctgtaacatttgtttttctttctgtgctcctcttcagaagattttacctcactttctgtcccaatgacaaatgttttttgacaatttggactggtgataaagcatcagtgaagaggaaacacgtttttcccatattaactcttatcctcggttcacacagggacgacttgtcaggcgacctagtcgcctgacaagtcgcctcccgttctgtgctatggaaccgttctaaggggagtgacgcaagtcgctccgacttagaaaaaggttcctgtacgacttcgggggcgacttggggcgacttgcatagacttctatacagaagtcgttttgcaagtcgcctgggcagtcgtgtgcaggtcgcctcggtgaggtgacctgcaagtcgtgccgcctctggtgtgaaccgaggcttacaggagagaattttccaacgttgagttccacctggtgggcatgtcacagattaggcggttcttgggcaggttaaattccttttggaggtcagtcagccgagcactggcattatatgaccggcgaaaatgcacacagactttcctggcctgcctcaggacttcctgtaagcccgggtacctgcccaagaaccgctgcaccaccaagttaaggacatgagccaaacaggcacgtggctcagttgtccctgtcggagggcggagaggaggttggtgccattgtcgcaaaccaccattcctgccttaagctggcgtggcgtcaaccacctctgaacctgcccctgcagagctgacagaatctctgccccagtgtggctcctgtcccccaagcacaccagctcaagcaccgcatggcatcttttggcctgcatacttgcgtagccccttgaacacctatggagcaccgctggttccgaggacaaagcacaggaagaggccatggaggaagaagaagaggaggaggtggaggagagaggtgtgtcagaatcaccagtagtagtattttggaggtgtggtggcggaacaacctccaaaactactgcaccttgtcctgcatccttcccagctgccagcagagtcacccaatgcgccgtgaaagataggtaacatccctgtccatgcctgctggaccaagagtcagcggtaatatgcaccttaccactgactgccctgtccagcgaggccaagacattgccttccacatgccggaatcgccttccgtgagaaaaagtggcgtttggaaacctgccactgaggtaccgcacattccacaaactcacgtaagggggcagagtctaccaactgaaaaggcagcagttgaagtgctagcaatttagccaagctagcattcaaccgctgggcatgtggatggctgggagcgaacttctttcggcggtgcagcagctggggcagggacatttgcctggtacaatctaaagtcggtgtaccaatagcagattgcctgcaagtacttggctgtgacacacctaattctacaccttcattcatctcagtgcaggtctcagagaagactgaaggtatagtggggttggagatcccagctgatgaggagcaaggagaggtcctctttgttctttggtgtgggtcttttaggtacgcttgccaacgaactgcatggcaggtcgacatatgtcgtctagtcaagcatgtggtgcccaagcgggtgatgttttggccacgcgagatacgcttgagacatatgttgcaaatagcagtggtgggatctgatgcactcatctcaaaaaaggcccacaccaaagaacttttggaataacgcgcagagacagcagcgccctgcacatgcggagctctgcggtgtgattcagtcggtgtgctgcccttaagctggcccctggggggcatcctgcctcgttggtgatgtgcctcctcctcctctctcctatcaggcacccacgtggagtcagtgaactcatcatccccttcctcctgaTCACTGgatcaaacctggcagtatgctgcagctgggggaacatgacttccagattgctgtccttcttgggcaccccctctgtccgagCTCACAATACTGCcctcctctagctgagtaccatcatcggagccttcaaaacgctgggcatcctcctggagcatgtacccaacactgtggtcaaacagttcgggggactcctcaggaggacatggtggggctagggaaggattgactgatgccattgagccgagggaagaggccagacaaagtaccctgagcctgggtgagagaggatgaggaggatgaggacggcttggtcatccactctaccaagtcttccgcatgttgcggctcaacacggccagctgtcgaaaaaaagtacaagcgtgtcccatggcaacgtgctgatgaggatgcaccgtctccacgaccagcactgttgcctctagacacagagcctgcttaccctcttttattggcttgtgactgtctgcctctccttgttggggaACAAAGATAATAAGCAAAACCCTGCGAGCCAcatacggataaatgcctacaaacTAATATATAATCAAAACCTGAGttgagaccagctgcaaacactcagtcacgtttcaTAAGCGTGcaagtggcaaaaaataaaaaaaaatgtgtctgcgctagaaaaaaggtCACATCAATCAAAATTGcagcaaataaatatataagaaaCATGGATGTTGACCAATATTATACTTAAGTGAAAGTACCACTAGGTGCTTAAATGAAAAGTGCACAGTGCTACTTAAAACACACAATGTGAGTGATCAATCAGAAAACATATAGCATAAATACTGAATCAAAATAAAGTATAAAGGGATATATCCACTGGTGAATAAGATAGAGTCCAAATCAGTGTAAATCCGgaaatataaaagtgcccaaaaaacATAGTCCATAAATTAGTGAAGTTCGCACATCTTTCCTTCCAAGagtgtgtcaccaagaaacatgctgtagtgtcttccagccacccccacaggtaatatgctcaccttcctatgtgtgacacagtgattaaactatgccaaacaaagctttggagacactcctgtgctctattggaaccagctgtgcagaccttCAATGCTCTCAGTGAAgataatatatgcaaaagaaaaaaactccataacGCAATATTGCAAGATGTAATAAAAGGATGTTTATTTAAAAAGGTTCTCTCCCCTtgtgggggtactcacatactgtgggtgcgtaagtgcaccatcctaaacGAACAAAAAACGGCTAATCTCACAGTGTGGCATGCGATGCGGTGTGTGTCTCAAaactctccttcttcctctctgctgacagctccgtccaggcccctcccctttttacgcgtgttcggcaccaggatcacgtgccttcatcagggtgAATCTGATTGGACATCCTAAATATATAACCTATAATCTATGCCCAACTCAGCCCAAAAAACAAATCAAATTCAACACAAAAAGGCAGAAACAAGTGCAATAATAGAGCATAAACGGCGGTGTGCACAATATCAATGGTTACTTAGAAAGCATTTCAAATCGAATTCTCTATTCAATCCCCCAGGAACCAAAgatccaagctggtgtatccaccaggattcccttTTACTTATCTCTCTGATGAAATtcgaacccctccagtggcgtttgggtgcctctatcccccaaaatttcataccagcgGTACTTTGGTTATGTATCCTCTTAAAGTGCACATATAGGTTATGTTTCTCAGACCCATTGCGTATGTGCCTCACATGCTCCTCCATGCGATCTTTAAGAGCCCTAATAGTACGTCCCACATACACCAAATTGCATGGGCACTTCAAAGCATAGACCACCCCTACTGTGTCACATGATATAAAATCCCTAATCTTATAGGACAGGCCATTTCTAGGATTCGAGAACTCCTTTAACCTTCTAGCGTTGTCCGGGATCCTGCTACAACTGTAACATCTACCGCAGCTGTAGAATCCTTCTAGGTCCAAAAACATTTTAGGTTTTGGAGGGGGTGGATCTACTACATTGTGTATTAGCCTGTCCCGCAAATTGGGAGCTCTCTTAAAAACAAACTTAGGTTTATCCGGGAGAACATCTTTAAGCTGAGCATCCTGTTTTAATACACTCCAATATTTGCATA
It contains:
- the LOC141105196 gene encoding C3a anaphylatoxin chemotactic receptor-like — translated: MSLQKNMMSNVSDTDLKIFYNHNHLFSVLVFCFTTLVGVPGNALVLWVTGVKMKWTMTTIWFWNLAVADIICCLSLPFVIMQFFYPDWLYGPMLCKMIPPITHLNMFTSVFTLVAISVDRCILVVLPIWARNHRGVRTAWMTCLAIWTLSSMMCLPKVLYQNFKTSDNRTSCSLEEDMRKLTSYFHMVFGFLLPFLIVSTCYISVAFILHNRRFEEVGNKIIKVSLGIIVAFFITWAPFHIMGVVMIYIESDVVEVLNLFSQSMAMFNSCINPILYVFMGKDMKDKVRHSIAELIQNTFSEYLSKTPPQRNQHMGADNVPLP